A single genomic interval of uncultured Sphaerochaeta sp. harbors:
- a CDS encoding metallophosphoesterase: MKRSSRLILRILILLFVALLLIVGIVSYIIIDRLSNTKVFEDVSRHTERVVSPQETFDLQKAIHERKAFTLEYPESGEFTILWGTDFHLRRGPFSGRDKLYTLLERAFEEVDPDLTVISGDLLFSFNAKEMLIEFAAFMEEHGRLWAYTFGNHDGEHYYDRPALASVLDDYPHAFFSTGEEWVRGYSNYPLVLTQDGVMKNALMLLDSHHSRIYADNVIAPDYIYPSQIAWYRWVEDGLGEIPLYAFTHIPLPEFKLLWESGTAKGVKLDKIVNVPLENSGLFAAMQERGNTVAIFSGHDHLNDFHGVWKSIDLHYGRSASYGSYGSRNHAKGLKTITLYADDTPYMVQTYTVDQWGL; the protein is encoded by the coding sequence ATGAAACGATCATCACGCTTAATCCTTAGAATATTGATACTGCTCTTCGTAGCACTACTCCTCATTGTAGGAATCGTGTCATATATCATCATCGATCGCTTATCCAATACAAAAGTCTTTGAAGATGTCAGCAGGCACACAGAAAGAGTTGTCAGCCCCCAAGAAACCTTTGACCTACAGAAGGCCATTCATGAGAGAAAAGCCTTTACTTTGGAGTATCCGGAAAGCGGGGAGTTCACGATTCTCTGGGGAACCGACTTCCATCTCAGGAGGGGACCATTTTCAGGCAGGGATAAGCTTTATACACTCTTGGAACGAGCCTTTGAAGAAGTAGACCCTGACCTGACCGTCATATCTGGTGACCTGCTATTCTCATTCAACGCAAAGGAGATGCTTATCGAGTTTGCAGCCTTCATGGAGGAACATGGCCGGCTTTGGGCTTATACTTTTGGCAATCATGATGGAGAACATTACTATGACCGACCTGCACTTGCCAGTGTATTGGACGACTACCCCCATGCATTCTTCTCCACTGGTGAGGAGTGGGTACGTGGATATAGCAACTACCCGCTTGTACTGACACAGGATGGTGTGATGAAAAATGCACTTATGCTGCTTGATTCTCATCACAGCAGAATCTATGCAGATAATGTCATCGCTCCGGACTATATCTATCCATCCCAGATAGCGTGGTATCGTTGGGTAGAAGATGGCCTGGGAGAGATCCCCTTGTATGCCTTTACCCATATCCCATTACCCGAATTTAAATTGCTTTGGGAGAGTGGAACAGCAAAGGGGGTAAAACTTGATAAGATTGTCAATGTACCCCTGGAAAACAGTGGCTTATTTGCCGCCATGCAGGAGAGAGGAAACACGGTGGCCATTTTCAGTGGCCATGACCATTTGAATGATTTTCATGGAGTTTGGAAATCCATAGACTTACACTATGGAAGAAGTGCAAGCTATGGGTCCTATGGATCCAGAAACCACGCAAAAGGACTGAAAACCATCACGCTCTATGCTGATGATACTCCCTATATGGTACAAACCTATACCGTGGACCAGTGGGGACTATAG
- a CDS encoding DUF2804 domain-containing protein has product MEHEVTQKQDLLNKKGRIMEEGWARHPLWRYERSFIKGGRLRIKEWDYYAVINTEKRYAVTATISDLGYAALFAISYIDFERKAVSQTDALRFFSLGKIGLSASSTEDNQVSWSNTNLRLAFIKKGTQRHLMVACPSLVLPDGSVGLDFDIVLTQGQESESLNIATSWSEQRKAFYLNEKVNCLPAKGNIRRGMDSEELLRGEAWGVLDWGRGRWTYTNTWYWASVSALVENVPFGLNLGYGFSDRSSASENAIFYNGKIHKLETVEFVFSKEDLYKAWRIKDDEGRLNMVFTPVVDRSSKTNFVVIQSKQHQLFGYFSGTCILDDGSEIAIKEVPGFAEEVYNRW; this is encoded by the coding sequence GTGGAACACGAAGTAACACAGAAGCAGGACCTACTCAACAAGAAGGGACGTATCATGGAAGAAGGTTGGGCTCGCCATCCGCTTTGGCGATATGAACGGTCATTCATAAAGGGCGGGCGTCTCAGGATCAAGGAGTGGGATTACTATGCAGTTATCAATACAGAGAAACGCTATGCAGTAACTGCTACAATCAGTGACCTAGGGTATGCAGCGCTCTTTGCTATCAGTTATATAGATTTTGAGCGAAAAGCGGTAAGCCAGACTGATGCACTGCGCTTTTTCTCCCTTGGAAAGATTGGCCTGAGTGCTTCCAGTACTGAGGATAACCAAGTTTCCTGGTCAAACACCAACCTGCGACTTGCCTTTATCAAGAAGGGAACACAACGGCACTTGATGGTTGCATGCCCTTCCCTTGTACTCCCTGACGGAAGTGTGGGTCTCGACTTTGACATAGTCCTCACCCAAGGACAGGAATCAGAGAGCCTGAATATTGCAACCAGCTGGAGTGAACAGCGTAAGGCGTTCTATTTAAACGAGAAGGTCAACTGCCTCCCTGCCAAGGGGAATATTCGAAGGGGTATGGATAGTGAGGAATTACTCAGGGGGGAGGCATGGGGTGTCCTTGACTGGGGACGTGGCCGATGGACCTATACAAACACCTGGTACTGGGCGAGTGTCTCTGCATTGGTGGAGAATGTTCCCTTCGGCTTGAACCTTGGCTATGGGTTTTCTGACAGAAGCTCTGCGAGTGAGAATGCCATCTTCTATAACGGCAAGATACATAAGCTCGAAACGGTGGAATTTGTGTTCTCCAAGGAAGACCTGTACAAGGCTTGGAGAATCAAGGACGACGAAGGCAGGCTCAACATGGTATTCACCCCGGTGGTTGACCGCTCCAGCAAAACCAATTTTGTCGTGATACAATCCAAGCAACACCAGCTGTTTGGGTATTTTAGCGGAACCTGTATTCTTGATGATGGCTCTGAGATTGCAATCAAGGAGGTCCCTGGTTTTGCAGAAGAGGTCTACAATCGATGGTAG
- a CDS encoding ABC transporter ATP-binding protein, translating into MSEYAIEMKNITKTFPGVVANDKVTLQVRKQEIHALLGENGAGKSTLMSILFGSYIADSGEILLDGNPVEIKNPNVATSLGIGMVHQHFKLVQNFTVTENIVLGMEPVKGRVLDLKSARERVAELSKQYGLQVDPDALIEDISVGQQQRVEILKTLYRNANIIIFDEPTAVLTPQEIDELMEILKALRAEGKTILLITHKLREIKEVSDRCTVLRRGTYIGTVDVADVSEQELAEMMVGRAVKFEIEKPEKKVGEVKLSLQHLEVKDENGAVKIKDLNLDIHDGEIVGIAGVDGNGQSELLGAITGLIPLSGGSILLDGEPIEQLTIRERIEKGLGYIPEDRRKYGVVGEFTIAENSAIKSYYKSPYRKQFGILDFEAMKTSAEQLIDQFDIRSAEGPITKAGSLSGGNQQKVIVAREISLSPKVLVVAQPTRGLDVGAIEYIRKRIIDERMKGRAILLVSLELDEIMNLCDRIATISKGSIVAVNKQHEVTEREIGMMMAGSHKEAQA; encoded by the coding sequence GTGAGTGAATACGCAATTGAAATGAAGAATATCACCAAGACGTTTCCCGGTGTGGTGGCAAACGACAAGGTAACACTTCAAGTAAGGAAACAGGAAATACATGCCCTGCTTGGTGAGAATGGGGCAGGTAAATCGACGCTGATGTCCATCTTGTTCGGATCGTACATTGCTGACAGCGGGGAAATATTGCTTGATGGCAATCCTGTGGAGATCAAGAATCCCAATGTGGCAACGTCACTGGGAATCGGTATGGTGCACCAGCACTTCAAGCTTGTACAGAACTTCACGGTCACTGAGAATATTGTATTGGGAATGGAGCCAGTGAAGGGACGTGTCCTTGATCTGAAAAGTGCTCGTGAGCGTGTTGCCGAACTCAGCAAACAGTATGGCTTGCAGGTTGACCCGGATGCATTGATCGAAGATATATCGGTCGGGCAACAGCAGCGTGTCGAGATTCTCAAGACCCTCTACCGTAATGCAAACATCATCATCTTTGACGAACCTACTGCGGTTCTTACCCCGCAGGAGATTGATGAACTGATGGAAATTCTCAAGGCTCTCCGGGCTGAGGGCAAGACCATTCTGCTTATCACCCACAAGCTTAGGGAGATCAAGGAAGTCTCTGACCGTTGTACAGTACTGAGACGAGGAACCTATATCGGCACTGTAGATGTTGCCGATGTCAGTGAGCAGGAGCTCGCTGAGATGATGGTAGGTCGTGCAGTTAAATTTGAGATCGAGAAACCGGAGAAGAAGGTTGGAGAGGTAAAACTCAGCTTGCAGCACCTTGAAGTAAAGGATGAGAATGGGGCAGTAAAGATCAAGGACCTAAACCTTGATATCCATGACGGTGAGATTGTCGGTATTGCAGGAGTTGATGGGAATGGCCAGAGTGAGCTCCTTGGCGCCATAACCGGTCTGATTCCCCTCTCTGGTGGTTCCATCTTGCTGGATGGAGAGCCCATCGAGCAACTCACCATTCGTGAACGTATTGAGAAAGGCCTCGGCTATATACCGGAAGATCGCAGAAAATACGGAGTTGTTGGAGAGTTCACCATTGCAGAGAACTCTGCCATCAAGAGCTACTACAAGAGTCCCTATAGGAAACAATTCGGCATCCTGGATTTTGAAGCAATGAAAACGAGCGCTGAACAACTTATCGACCAGTTCGATATAAGAAGCGCTGAGGGACCGATCACCAAGGCAGGCAGCCTCTCTGGGGGAAATCAGCAGAAGGTCATTGTTGCCAGGGAGATTTCTCTTTCTCCTAAGGTCCTGGTGGTTGCCCAACCAACTCGCGGCTTGGATGTTGGTGCAATCGAGTATATTAGGAAGAGAATAATTGATGAAAGAATGAAAGGACGCGCTATATTGTTGGTCTCTCTGGAATTGGATGAGATCATGAACCTGTGCGACCGAATCGCAACCATCAGCAAGGGGAGCATCGTAGCAGTGAACAAGCAACATGAAGTCACCGAGCGAGAGATCGGCATGATGATGGCTGGGTCCCATAAGGAGGCACAGGCATGA
- a CDS encoding ABC transporter permease: MSMILGMLPSVLMIVAPILITAIGGMICEKSGVVNIALEGLMAIGACTAAAAHVLMEMAGVPQTLSLFLALTMGFVVGGLFSLIHAVAAINLNADQTISGTGINLLSTGVTIFASQILFNADRTKEFMMGMQTDALGIYPTAYIAVAVVVLSWILLYKLPFGMHLRACGEHPGAAESVGINVKKMRYFAVISSGVLAGLAGGCVVLTQTIQYTSNTINGRGFIALAAVSFGRWSPLGVTGAAFLFGTAQAFAIIANNVPALKALPSEVFNILPYVVTLVALVLSSGKNYAPRAAGKPYEKGAS; the protein is encoded by the coding sequence ATGAGTATGATACTTGGAATGCTACCTTCTGTATTGATGATCGTGGCCCCCATTCTCATCACCGCCATCGGTGGGATGATCTGTGAGAAGTCAGGGGTGGTAAATATTGCCTTGGAAGGCCTTATGGCGATCGGTGCATGTACAGCTGCAGCTGCACATGTCCTGATGGAGATGGCCGGGGTTCCTCAAACACTTTCCCTCTTCCTGGCCCTGACCATGGGGTTTGTAGTTGGGGGACTGTTCTCCCTTATCCATGCTGTGGCAGCAATCAATCTTAATGCTGACCAGACCATCAGTGGTACCGGAATCAACCTGCTCTCCACTGGTGTAACGATTTTTGCCAGCCAGATTCTCTTCAATGCTGACAGAACCAAGGAGTTCATGATGGGCATGCAGACCGACGCACTTGGCATCTATCCGACTGCCTATATTGCCGTTGCTGTTGTTGTCCTCTCGTGGATCCTGCTCTACAAGCTCCCCTTCGGGATGCACCTCAGAGCATGTGGTGAACATCCTGGAGCAGCGGAAAGTGTCGGTATCAACGTGAAGAAGATGCGTTATTTTGCTGTTATCTCCAGTGGTGTCCTTGCTGGTCTTGCAGGTGGTTGTGTGGTACTTACCCAGACCATCCAATATACAAGCAATACCATCAACGGTCGTGGGTTTATCGCACTTGCTGCTGTTTCTTTCGGTCGTTGGAGTCCCCTGGGGGTAACCGGTGCAGCTTTCCTCTTTGGAACAGCACAGGCTTTCGCCATTATCGCCAACAACGTTCCGGCTTTGAAGGCGCTTCCTTCGGAAGTCTTCAATATTCTCCCCTATGTCGTGACACTCGTGGCACTGGTGCTTTCCAGTGGCAAGAACTATGCGCCACGTGCTGCAGGCAAGCCATATGAGAAGGGGGCAAGCTGA
- a CDS encoding ABC transporter permease has translation MKLTRERLIQNDGAVSVLVVVLGFLVGTILVALVGKNPLNMYKAILQALSGYNIDNGKMNVRYIGETLNYSVPFILCGLSMGFANRVGLFNIGGEGQYIMGMTIAQMVALLGPQIQGLHWVLAIVCAILIGSLWGGLVGVLKAKYEVSEVVSTIMLNYIALYLSRIISLQMPGATTYKTADFPETALITNDFFTKITNYSLLNNGIFLMIIAVIVFWFIMEKTSLGFGMRATGFNKEAARASGIPVVKSIALSMAIAGAFAGLAGGIVALGSFKYGRVLSGMDNYGFDGIAVALVGNSTALGTTLAGLLFGMLKNAQALMQGKQIPKEITFIIQGMIVIFIALRSALILYQQHLDKKKLQKEVGVK, from the coding sequence ATGAAGCTAACCCGGGAACGACTTATACAAAACGACGGGGCAGTTTCGGTCCTTGTCGTAGTTCTTGGTTTCCTTGTAGGGACCATCCTGGTTGCCTTGGTGGGGAAGAACCCGCTTAACATGTACAAGGCAATTCTACAAGCACTCAGCGGATACAATATCGACAACGGAAAGATGAACGTCCGTTATATTGGTGAGACTCTCAACTACTCGGTTCCCTTCATTCTCTGTGGACTTTCCATGGGGTTTGCAAACCGAGTAGGTCTGTTCAATATCGGTGGAGAAGGGCAGTACATCATGGGCATGACCATTGCACAGATGGTGGCCTTGCTTGGTCCACAGATACAAGGACTGCACTGGGTGCTTGCCATCGTCTGCGCAATACTCATTGGGTCCCTCTGGGGTGGATTGGTAGGAGTGCTGAAAGCAAAGTATGAAGTAAGTGAGGTTGTATCAACCATCATGCTCAACTACATTGCCTTGTATCTAAGTCGCATCATCTCACTGCAAATGCCTGGAGCAACCACCTACAAGACAGCTGACTTTCCTGAGACTGCCTTGATCACCAATGACTTCTTCACCAAGATCACCAACTATTCGTTGTTGAATAATGGTATCTTTTTAATGATCATCGCAGTGATCGTGTTTTGGTTCATCATGGAGAAAACCAGTCTTGGGTTTGGCATGCGGGCTACTGGATTCAACAAGGAAGCAGCAAGGGCAAGCGGTATACCGGTGGTAAAATCCATTGCACTTTCCATGGCGATTGCTGGAGCTTTTGCAGGCCTTGCTGGAGGCATTGTTGCATTGGGTTCCTTTAAGTATGGAAGAGTCCTCTCTGGGATGGATAATTATGGTTTTGACGGTATTGCTGTTGCCTTGGTAGGAAACAGTACTGCTCTTGGTACCACCCTCGCGGGACTCCTGTTCGGTATGCTCAAGAACGCACAAGCTCTGATGCAAGGGAAGCAGATTCCCAAGGAAATTACCTTCATCATCCAGGGAATGATTGTAATCTTCATTGCCCTTCGTTCAGCCCTGATCCTCTACCAACAGCACCTCGATAAGAAAAAACTGCAGAAGGAGGTAGGAGTCAAATGA
- a CDS encoding SurA N-terminal domain-containing protein, giving the protein MSSNDNTNGKKPEENGKVLAFGKEKKSAVEKKGKNEAALKPKRKITIGWVFGMIVLILIAISFVLAPAIQAFVGQGTNNGIVFGKYGKEEIKYAYGNYFYDQVQNYANEYSGSDANQTQALYQIWKSAYDSTVLFTAVNQLASKAGIIAADDVVKRAIIESGAYDKDGKFDVKTYQDASAERKASVEKSIRRGLPYQIVIDDVGTVLSSSSEVDYIAEMAGNGRTFRYLSLNPELYPDELASQYALQNKQLFYSMDMSIISMDSQENAQAVYDSIVGGEISFEEAATQNSLDSYAAEEGKVGRLYYYGLVSNFKNADEAVSLLSAKSGDVLGPFEANGAWAIYKLNSTPEEADYASEELLASVKAYLATSDSDIIDTFLADLAADLQAEAASKGLEEVALEQELSLIDVSATPYNLGESQYMSNFSYTDNAGLLANAASNEDVAKQLYTAEENTLLDPIKSGTSYLLVETGEDVQDDTMGSYITMFYDYYSGTQNQQDFSQALYSSDAFEDNFLTTFLNVVLGQSE; this is encoded by the coding sequence ATGTCTTCAAACGACAACACAAATGGAAAGAAACCCGAAGAGAACGGGAAAGTACTCGCCTTCGGGAAAGAAAAGAAGAGCGCAGTAGAGAAAAAAGGCAAGAATGAAGCCGCACTCAAGCCGAAGCGTAAAATAACCATCGGATGGGTGTTTGGAATGATCGTCCTGATCCTGATTGCCATCTCCTTTGTGTTGGCCCCTGCTATTCAGGCCTTTGTCGGCCAAGGCACCAACAATGGAATTGTGTTTGGCAAATACGGCAAGGAAGAGATCAAGTATGCTTATGGCAACTACTTCTATGACCAGGTCCAGAACTATGCCAATGAGTACAGCGGATCTGATGCAAACCAAACCCAAGCCCTTTACCAGATCTGGAAGAGCGCCTACGACAGCACGGTCTTGTTCACTGCGGTCAACCAGCTTGCTTCAAAAGCCGGAATCATTGCAGCTGATGATGTGGTAAAGCGTGCAATTATTGAAAGTGGTGCCTATGACAAAGATGGAAAATTCGATGTAAAGACCTATCAGGATGCTTCGGCTGAACGAAAGGCTTCTGTCGAGAAATCAATCCGGCGCGGCCTCCCCTACCAGATTGTAATTGACGATGTGGGTACGGTACTCTCTTCCTCATCTGAGGTTGATTACATCGCTGAAATGGCAGGTAATGGAAGAACGTTCCGATACCTCAGCCTTAATCCTGAACTCTATCCTGATGAACTCGCTTCACAGTATGCACTGCAGAACAAGCAACTCTTCTACAGCATGGATATGAGCATCATCAGCATGGACAGCCAGGAAAATGCCCAGGCAGTGTATGACTCCATCGTAGGTGGCGAGATCTCTTTTGAAGAGGCTGCAACCCAGAACAGTCTTGACTCCTATGCAGCTGAAGAAGGAAAGGTTGGCCGTCTGTACTACTACGGTCTGGTTTCCAACTTCAAGAATGCTGATGAAGCAGTTTCCTTGCTCTCCGCAAAAAGCGGTGATGTACTTGGCCCCTTTGAGGCAAATGGAGCATGGGCAATCTACAAGCTGAACAGCACGCCAGAGGAAGCTGACTACGCAAGCGAAGAACTCCTGGCTTCCGTAAAGGCATACCTGGCAACCAGCGATAGTGACATCATAGACACCTTCCTTGCTGACCTTGCTGCAGATTTGCAGGCAGAGGCTGCAAGCAAAGGACTTGAAGAAGTCGCACTTGAGCAGGAGCTCTCGTTGATTGATGTAAGCGCAACTCCCTATAACTTGGGAGAGAGCCAGTACATGAGCAACTTCTCCTATACCGATAATGCAGGGCTGCTCGCCAATGCTGCCAGCAATGAAGATGTTGCCAAGCAACTCTACACTGCAGAAGAGAACACTCTGCTTGATCCAATCAAGTCTGGTACTTCCTACCTCCTTGTTGAGACTGGTGAAGATGTCCAGGACGATACCATGGGCAGTTATATCACCATGTTCTATGACTACTACAGTGGAACTCAGAACCAGCAGGACTTCAGTCAAGCACTCTACTCCTCTGATGCATTTGAGGACAACTTCCTGACCACCTTCCTCAACGTAGTACTGGGACAGAGCGAATAA
- a CDS encoding BMP family ABC transporter substrate-binding protein produces MKKVTILLLVLVMGTMVFAQGGKEAPAQADGRPTIRLLTDATGIDDKSFNAAAWRGIVEYYGDTVENATGRGTLYDVVTAQTQDMYIPNLRQAADEGYDLIMVTGFTWADALGEVAPQYPDQKFTIVDVDWVGQPNVMEFIYSEEQGSYLVGMVAALQAKEDGIANPKFGFIGGVPGATITKFEMGYVQGILSVFPDAEIYDYYANDWGKPELAKAQAKNWYDMGVYCIFSAAGGTGNGTIAQAKEYRMQGKNVWAIGVDSDQYADGLYSGDKSAVLTSMLKRVENSSLMVLKAVADGSFEGGVVQMGMADDGVGYSTANPELSKSVVEKVDAAKADIINGKIKIYKTYKDAMANGAAPRGLSALDD; encoded by the coding sequence ATGAAGAAAGTAACTATTTTGCTGCTGGTTCTGGTGATGGGCACCATGGTGTTCGCACAGGGCGGTAAAGAAGCTCCCGCACAGGCTGATGGCAGACCAACCATCCGTTTGCTCACTGATGCAACCGGTATTGATGACAAGTCCTTCAACGCTGCAGCGTGGAGAGGAATCGTAGAGTACTACGGCGATACCGTAGAGAATGCAACCGGTCGCGGTACACTGTATGATGTAGTGACTGCTCAGACCCAGGATATGTATATCCCGAATCTCCGTCAGGCTGCTGACGAGGGGTATGACTTGATCATGGTCACCGGTTTCACCTGGGCAGATGCGCTTGGTGAAGTTGCACCACAGTATCCAGACCAGAAATTCACCATCGTTGACGTTGACTGGGTTGGACAGCCAAACGTTATGGAGTTCATCTACTCTGAGGAGCAGGGCTCCTACCTCGTTGGTATGGTCGCAGCACTCCAGGCCAAGGAAGATGGAATTGCAAATCCAAAGTTTGGATTCATCGGTGGAGTTCCCGGTGCTACCATCACCAAGTTTGAGATGGGCTATGTGCAGGGTATCCTCTCTGTCTTCCCTGATGCAGAAATCTATGACTATTATGCCAACGACTGGGGCAAGCCGGAGCTTGCTAAAGCACAGGCAAAGAACTGGTATGACATGGGTGTCTACTGCATCTTCAGTGCAGCAGGTGGAACTGGAAACGGAACCATTGCACAGGCCAAGGAGTACCGCATGCAGGGTAAGAACGTCTGGGCAATCGGCGTAGACAGTGACCAGTATGCTGACGGTCTGTACAGTGGCGACAAGAGTGCCGTACTCACCAGCATGCTTAAGCGTGTTGAAAACTCTTCCCTGATGGTCCTTAAGGCAGTTGCCGACGGTTCCTTCGAGGGTGGCGTGGTCCAGATGGGCATGGCTGACGATGGTGTCGGTTACTCAACTGCAAACCCTGAACTCAGCAAGAGTGTTGTCGAGAAGGTCGATGCAGCTAAGGCTGACATCATCAATGGAAAAATCAAGATTTACAAGACCTACAAGGATGCTATGGCCAATGGCGCAGCTCCCCGTGGGCTTTCCGCACTTGACGACTAA
- a CDS encoding purine-nucleoside phosphorylase yields MTPHNRASKADIAPVVLAPGDPLRAKLVAEHFLEDARLVTDVRNVLGYTGVYNHMPVSVLSTGMGGPSVGIYSYELFTEYGVDAIIRIGTCGGLQPSIAVGDLIAAMTASTDSNWAHQYNLKGSLSPVCDSNLLLRALSVAKKLEIPMHAGMVFSSDLFSSYNALGEDSWQAWARMGALAQDMETYALYSTAAWTKKHALSLLTMTDSCVTGQGFGDEMRTVGLYPMIEVALQIASEVR; encoded by the coding sequence ATGACTCCTCACAATAGAGCATCCAAGGCAGATATTGCACCGGTGGTGCTTGCTCCTGGGGATCCCTTGCGAGCAAAGCTGGTGGCTGAACACTTCCTTGAAGATGCCCGTCTGGTTACCGATGTGAGAAATGTTCTAGGATACACAGGTGTCTACAATCATATGCCGGTCTCAGTACTCTCTACTGGGATGGGCGGCCCGTCAGTTGGTATATACAGCTATGAACTGTTCACCGAGTATGGAGTTGATGCCATCATCCGTATCGGAACCTGTGGAGGCTTGCAACCATCCATCGCTGTGGGTGATCTGATTGCTGCAATGACTGCTAGTACTGATAGCAATTGGGCTCACCAGTATAACCTGAAGGGGAGTCTCAGTCCCGTCTGCGATTCCAATCTACTCTTGAGAGCCCTTTCGGTAGCCAAGAAGCTTGAGATACCCATGCATGCCGGTATGGTGTTTTCCAGTGATCTTTTTTCTTCCTACAATGCATTGGGAGAGGATAGTTGGCAGGCTTGGGCAAGGATGGGGGCTTTGGCACAGGATATGGAAACCTATGCCTTGTATAGTACCGCTGCATGGACAAAAAAACATGCATTGAGTCTGCTTACTATGACAGACAGCTGTGTAACCGGTCAGGGCTTTGGCGATGAGATGCGCACAGTAGGCTTATACCCCATGATTGAGGTCGCCTTGCAGATTGCAAGTGAGGTACGCTGA
- a CDS encoding Cof-type HAD-IIB family hydrolase — protein MYTVVALDLDGTLTNEKKEITPRTRDAIKRAREQGCHIVLASGRPLLGIEHVASSLDLMGSEGTILAYNGGQLFDTRTSQVLWERTVDLETIHTCFSYAREHHLAALSYDEEGVITEMADDVHVAKEAYNNAIPIRKVSNLIEEVQHPMPKVMIVGEPLLLQKAREDLLPLVGDVADLGFSEPCFMEITAKGVQKASSLQVLLSLLGKDESSLMVIGDGLNDLPMFGIAALAVAMDNASDEVKSHAHVITDSNEHDGVALAFERYILTK, from the coding sequence ATGTATACGGTAGTAGCTCTTGACTTGGATGGTACGCTCACCAACGAGAAGAAGGAGATCACCCCTCGCACAAGGGATGCGATCAAAAGAGCCAGGGAACAGGGTTGCCATATCGTCTTGGCCAGTGGCAGACCACTCTTGGGTATCGAGCATGTCGCTTCCTCCCTTGACCTCATGGGCAGTGAAGGCACCATTCTGGCCTATAATGGCGGACAGCTCTTTGATACACGAACAAGTCAGGTACTCTGGGAACGTACGGTGGACCTTGAGACTATCCATACATGTTTCTCATACGCTCGTGAACATCACCTTGCTGCCCTTTCCTACGATGAGGAAGGTGTTATTACCGAAATGGCTGATGATGTGCATGTTGCCAAGGAAGCCTATAACAACGCCATACCTATCAGGAAAGTTTCCAATCTCATCGAGGAAGTACAACACCCGATGCCAAAAGTTATGATCGTAGGAGAACCGCTTCTCTTGCAGAAGGCAAGGGAAGATCTGTTGCCATTGGTTGGGGATGTTGCTGATTTGGGCTTCAGTGAGCCCTGTTTCATGGAAATTACCGCCAAAGGTGTGCAAAAAGCGAGCAGCCTCCAGGTATTGCTTTCCCTACTCGGAAAGGATGAAAGCTCCTTGATGGTAATCGGTGATGGTCTCAATGATCTACCGATGTTTGGCATTGCTGCACTTGCAGTGGCTATGGACAATGCATCGGATGAAGTGAAATCGCATGCCCATGTGATTACGGATTCCAATGAACATGATGGGGTTGCCTTGGCTTTTGAACGATATATATTGACAAAATAG
- a CDS encoding NAD(P)H-dependent oxidoreductase, with amino-acid sequence MDFIDAMQHRFACKRYDEQRNVSDAQLKQILEYGRLTPTSFGLELWSFHVVRSAEKKTALFHACFDQESVATSAFTVAVMVRKSAFANPDGDLVHSRGMRFPDPLDVFIDDYRPYYDYLKQEGRLDCWLKSQGYLAIANMMTGAALMGIQSCAIEGFHEQQVLDVLSLDGNQWQASLLATFGYPAEAERPKIRERLEDLVVFH; translated from the coding sequence ATGGATTTTATCGATGCCATGCAACATCGCTTTGCTTGTAAACGCTATGATGAACAGAGAAATGTCAGTGATGCTCAACTGAAACAGATCCTTGAATATGGCAGATTGACTCCCACGTCCTTTGGTCTTGAATTGTGGTCCTTTCATGTAGTGAGGAGTGCAGAGAAAAAAACAGCACTCTTTCATGCATGTTTTGATCAGGAGTCAGTGGCAACGAGTGCCTTTACCGTTGCTGTAATGGTGAGGAAATCGGCGTTTGCCAATCCTGATGGAGATCTGGTACATAGCCGCGGAATGCGATTCCCCGATCCTCTGGATGTGTTCATTGACGATTATCGTCCCTACTATGATTATCTCAAACAGGAAGGACGTCTGGACTGTTGGTTGAAGAGCCAGGGATATCTAGCAATTGCCAATATGATGACAGGGGCTGCCCTGATGGGTATCCAAAGCTGTGCCATTGAAGGTTTTCATGAACAACAGGTTCTTGATGTGCTGTCACTCGATGGGAATCAGTGGCAAGCTTCCTTGCTCGCAACCTTCGGCTATCCTGCTGAAGCAGAGCGGCCGAAGATTCGTGAGCGCTTGGAAGATCTGGTTGTCTTCCACTAG